From the Tenacibaculum dicentrarchi genome, the window TAAAATGGCAGAAAGAAAGTTTACCTGAATTTTTAAAAAATATACCTAATGAAAGTATAACTCAGAAACAAAAAATAAAACCTCAGTATTGGGAAACATTATTTATTTCAGGAGGAAGAAAAGATAAAATATCAAAAGGTGATATTGCAGGATTATTCTTTAAAAAAGGAAATTTAACCAAAGAGCAATTAGGCGTTATAGAGTTAAAGCAAGATTGTGCTTTTATAGCAGTTCCTGTAAGTGAAGCGAAAAAATTAATTGAACAATTAAATAATACGCGTTTAAAAAATAAAAAAGTACGTATTACTTTAGCATAATATTATATCCGTATTTATTAACAATAAAAAAGAGCTTTACATATTATATGTAAAGCTCTTTTTGTTATATAATTATTTTTCAGTAGCTAAAATTTCTTTTACAGCTGCTTGATATTTTTTAGGATTTCCAGCTTTTTTAATTTTTTTGTAAGTTTTCTGTGGATTAGAGAATGATTGAGAGAAATATTCCCAAAAACCTAACATTTTCATTTTTATAGGTGTTGGTCCTGATAAAAATTCATCGTATTGTTGATAAATTTCATTATGAAAATCTTCAAAACGTTGCCATCTATCTTTAGGGTATTCCGTGGTATTGTCTTTAATCATCTGTGGTAAAAATGGGTCAGCAATTAAACCACGACCAATCATAAAGTGACTAATACTAGGAAAACGTTCTTGCATTGCTTTAAAACCTGCTACCGATGTAATATCTCCGTTATAATATAATTGATGTTTCGCAACATCAATACATTTTTGAAAAGCATCTAAATCAACACCACCTTTGTATAATTGTTTTCCGATACGTGCGTGAATAGCTACATTTTTTAAAGGATATTTATCTAAAATAGGGAAGGAGTTTAAAATTTCCTCACTATTTTCATAACCCATTCGCATTTTCATTGAAACTAAAATATCAGTTTCGTTGTGTGCTTTGTGTAAAACTTCATCAATTCTAGCAGGATTACAAATTAATCCAGAACCCATTCCTGATTTTGTAACCATCGGATATGGACAACCTAAGTTCCAGTTTAACTCATTATAACCTAAACTTTGTACATATTTAGCAACGAATAAGAATTCATCAGGGTCATTAGTAATAACTTGAGGAATAACAGTTAACGTGTTATTGTTTTCAGGTAATAAATCACGCTTATAGCTCGATTTCACAACCATTTTACCATTTAATCTAATATATGGTGCATAATAAGTATCAATACCACCAAAATATTTATGTTGTGCATTTCTAAATCTAAAATCAGTAAAACCTTGTAAAGGTGATGAAAGTAATGTAAAACTCATAATATTTAATAAGTTGCAAATATAACTTACTTATTGTTGATATTTTAACGTAAAACTTTATACTTTTGAAATACATTACATCTACATAAAAATGTTTTTTAACGTATTAAAAAAGTACAGATTAAAAATAATTATTACTATATTATTTATTAGTATCTATTACTTATGTTTACCTCATAAATTATTTTTAAGCCCAACATCAACAGTTGTTACAGCTAAGAATAATCAACTTTTAGGTGCTGTTATTGCAAAAGATGGACAATGGCGATTTCCTGAATTAGATTCTGTTCCTAAAAAGTTTGAAGCCTGTATTTTACAATTTGAAGATGCTCATTTTTATCAACATTTTGGATTTAATCCAATATCAATAGGAAAAGCATTTATTGAAAATATAAAAGCAAAACGAGTAATTAGAGGTGGAAGTACACTTACACAACAAGTAATTCGATTATCTAGAGAAAATAAACATAGGTCTTATCTAGAAAAAATAAAAGAATTAGTATTAGCAACTCGATTAGAGTTTCGGTTATCAAAAAAAGATATTTTAAAATTATATGCTTCAAACGCTCCTTTTGGAGGGAATGTAGTGGGGTTAGAAATGGCTTCTTGGCGTTACTTCGGATTAAAACCCTATCAGCTTTCTTGGGCAGAAACAGCAACTTTGGCAGTGTTACCAAATGCACCTTCTTTAATTTATCCAGGGAAAAATCAACAAAAATTAAAATTAAAAAGAAATAGATTACTTAAAAAATTATATCAACAAAAAATTATAGATAAAGTAACATATCAATTAGCTTTAGAGGAATTTTTACCTGAAAAACCATATCCATTACCAAGTATAGCACCACATTTTGTACAAGAAGTTGCTAAAAATAATCAAGGAGAATATATTCAAAGTTCACTAGATATTCATATACAAAAACAAGTAAATAATTTAATAAAACAACATTATTTGCATCAAAAACAAAATGAAGTATATAATATGTCTGTGTTAGTTTTAGATGTTGCTACACGAAAAGTAATAAGTTATGTAGGTAATTCTCCAACAGATAAAGAACATCAAAAAGATGTAAATAATGTTGTTTCAGCACGAAGTACGGGGAGTACTTTAAAACCTTTTTTATATGCACAAATGTTACAATCTGGTGCAATATTACCGAGTCAATTAGTAGCAGATATACCTACTGAAATTGCAGGTTACACCCCGAAAAATTTCGATTTAAATTTTGATGGTGCAGTACCTGCTAATCAGGCTTTAACTCGTTCTTTAAATATCCCTTCGGTTCGTATGTTGCAAACCTATGGATTAGAGAAATTCAATGAAGATTTAAAAGCTTATAACATATATGATATTAATAAATCGGCAGATTATTATGGATTATCATTAATTTTGGGAGGAGCAGAAGCGAGTTTGTGGGATTTGTGTAAAACATTTGCAGGTTATGCAGGTGTTGTAAATCATTTTGAAACTACAAATCATAATTATTATTCAAATGAATTTATTGAACCTAGTTATTTGAAAGCTGAAAAAATAACTTTTGGAAATATTCAAGAAAATGATACACATATTGATGCGGGTGTTGCTTTTACAACTTTAAATACATTGACAGAAGTTAACAGACCTTTTACAGAACAATCTTGGAAATATTTTGATTCTTCTCAAAAAATAGGTTGGAAAACAGGTACTAGTTTTGGTAATAAAGATGCTTGGGCAATTGGTGTAACTCCTAAATATGTTGTTGGAGTTTGGGTTGGAAATTCTGACGGAGAAGGAAGACCCGATTTAACAGGTGTAGGAAGTGCAGCTCCTTTATTATTTAATGTTTTTGATGTGTTGCCAAAATCAACTTGGTTTTTAGAACCTTTCGAAGCCTTAATTGAAGAAGAAATTTGTGTGAAAAGTGGTTATTTAGCGTTACCAATTTGTAAGTCAGTTATAAAACGGATTCCTAAAAATGGCGTAAGAGCAAAGCCATGCCCATATCACAAGCAAATAACTGTTGATGCGTCTGAAAATTTTCAAGTAACATCTAATTGCGAGTCTATAACTAATATAAAAAACAAAACTTGGTTTATTTTACCTCCTTTAATGGCACATTATTATAAGCAAAAAAATGCCGATTATACTATTTTACCAACTTACAGAAGTGATTGTGATAAGTTACAAAAGAATACAATGGATTTTGTATTTCCAACAAAAAAATATTCTAAAATATCTTTAACAAAAGGCGATAATAATAAATTAAACCCTATTATTTTAAAAGTAACACATACTAATAGTAGTGCTATTTTGTATTGGTATTTAAATAATGTTTTTATTTCGAGTACAACCCAGTATCATGAACAGGCAATAACGCCTCAAAAAGGAAATCATAAAATTATGGTGGTAGATAATTTTGGAAATGAACAAATATGCTTCTTGGAAATTTTATAAAATTATGTAAATATTTTTTATTAGAAGCAATTTCCCGCTTTCCGCACTCGCTTTTTTTATTTTTTGAAAAGAAAAAATAAAAAAGAGCTCAAACAAAGCTTCAATCGGGGCTAGTAATTTAGTTTTTCAATGATTTTTAGAGTTTATTTTTAAAGTAATAGAGTCTCTAAAAAATAAAACTAACTGATAATCAGTTTATTTTGTTTTTTATTTAAAATAAAAGGATAAAAAAGCTTAAAAAATCAAAAAAGAGTCATATATTTGTAGTCCATAATAGCTATATTTATACTGTTATAAAGTTCATGAAAACATTTTTTTAAAAATAAGTTAATTTTAACTTGTTTAAAACAAATAAAAGAATGTATATTTGCAACCGCTTTCAGAAAGCGTAACGATTAAAGAAATTTGGAAATGACAAAATAGTACGTCAGTTAGTTCGATTCTAACGTTTCTACAAAAAATGATAAGATTATTCTTATCTCTGGTTTTTTTAAAGAGAACTAGGTTCATTGAAAATATTGAAATTGACAGCGTAAATAAGAGTAGAATAACCACAACTTCTAACGAAGTTAAATTCTTTTGAAACTTATTCATTAATATTATTTAAAATATACAAT encodes:
- a CDS encoding tRNA dihydrouridine synthase is translated as MSFTLLSSPLQGFTDFRFRNAQHKYFGGIDTYYAPYIRLNGKMVVKSSYKRDLLPENNNTLTVIPQVITNDPDEFLFVAKYVQSLGYNELNWNLGCPYPMVTKSGMGSGLICNPARIDEVLHKAHNETDILVSMKMRMGYENSEEILNSFPILDKYPLKNVAIHARIGKQLYKGGVDLDAFQKCIDVAKHQLYYNGDITSVAGFKAMQERFPSISHFMIGRGLIADPFLPQMIKDNTTEYPKDRWQRFEDFHNEIYQQYDEFLSGPTPIKMKMLGFWEYFSQSFSNPQKTYKKIKKAGNPKKYQAAVKEILATEK
- the pbpC gene encoding penicillin-binding protein 1C, which encodes MFFNVLKKYRLKIIITILFISIYYLCLPHKLFLSPTSTVVTAKNNQLLGAVIAKDGQWRFPELDSVPKKFEACILQFEDAHFYQHFGFNPISIGKAFIENIKAKRVIRGGSTLTQQVIRLSRENKHRSYLEKIKELVLATRLEFRLSKKDILKLYASNAPFGGNVVGLEMASWRYFGLKPYQLSWAETATLAVLPNAPSLIYPGKNQQKLKLKRNRLLKKLYQQKIIDKVTYQLALEEFLPEKPYPLPSIAPHFVQEVAKNNQGEYIQSSLDIHIQKQVNNLIKQHYLHQKQNEVYNMSVLVLDVATRKVISYVGNSPTDKEHQKDVNNVVSARSTGSTLKPFLYAQMLQSGAILPSQLVADIPTEIAGYTPKNFDLNFDGAVPANQALTRSLNIPSVRMLQTYGLEKFNEDLKAYNIYDINKSADYYGLSLILGGAEASLWDLCKTFAGYAGVVNHFETTNHNYYSNEFIEPSYLKAEKITFGNIQENDTHIDAGVAFTTLNTLTEVNRPFTEQSWKYFDSSQKIGWKTGTSFGNKDAWAIGVTPKYVVGVWVGNSDGEGRPDLTGVGSAAPLLFNVFDVLPKSTWFLEPFEALIEEEICVKSGYLALPICKSVIKRIPKNGVRAKPCPYHKQITVDASENFQVTSNCESITNIKNKTWFILPPLMAHYYKQKNADYTILPTYRSDCDKLQKNTMDFVFPTKKYSKISLTKGDNNKLNPIILKVTHTNSSAILYWYLNNVFISSTTQYHEQAITPQKGNHKIMVVDNFGNEQICFLEIL